One Xenopus tropicalis strain Nigerian chromosome 8, UCB_Xtro_10.0, whole genome shotgun sequence genomic window carries:
- the clic1 gene encoding chloride intracellular channel protein 1 (The RefSeq protein has 1 substitution compared to this genomic sequence) — protein MSEQPQVELFLKAANDGQSIGNCPFSQRLFMVLWLKGVTFNVTTVDMKKKPDILKDLAPGAQPPFLLFAGEVRTDTNKIEEFLEETLCPPKYPKLACRNQESNTAGLDVFARFSAYIKNSNPAPNQSVEKGLLKALKVLDIYLNTPQIDEIDENSAEDEPVSNRKFLDGNELTLADCNLLPKLNIVQVVCEHFRGFKIPAEFTGIHRYLQNAYKREEFASTCPDAAEIVRAYAEVAKPLK, from the exons atGTCAGAACAACCTCAGGTGGAATTATTTGTGAAG GCTGCGAATGATGGGCAGAGCATCGGAAACTGTCCCTTTTCTCAGCGCCTCTTCATGGTCCTCTGGTTAAAAGGAGTCACGTTTAATGTAACTACAGTTGATATGAAAAA AAAGCCAGATATATTGAAGGATCTGGCACCTGGGGCACAGCCCCCTTTCTTGCTGTTTGCTGGTGAAGTCAGAACAGACACCAATAAGATAGAAGAATTTCTTGAGGAGACATTGTGCCCACCCAA ATATCCTAAACTCGCGTGCCGAAACCAAGAATCAAACACAGCTGGACTTGACGTTTTTGCAAGATTTTCTGCCTACATCAAGAATTCCAATCCAGCACCTAACCAGA GTGTGGAAAAAGGTCTTTTGAAGGCATTGAAGGTACTTGATATCTACCTTAACACTCCCCAAATAGATGAAATTGATGAGAACAGTGCAGAAGATGAGCCTGTCTCAAACCGCAAGTTCCTAGATGGTAATGAGCTGACACTGGCTGACTGCAACCTCCTCCCTAAGCTCAACATAGTGCAG GTGGTATGTGAACACTTTCGGGGTTTCAAGATTCCAGCAGAATTTACTGGAATCCATCGCTATCTGCAGAATGCTTATAAACGGGAAGAATTTGCCAGCACTTGTCCTGATGCTGCTGAAATTGTACGTGCATATGCCGAGGTGGCTAAACctctaaaataa